A segment of the Salminus brasiliensis chromosome 5, fSalBra1.hap2, whole genome shotgun sequence genome:
GCTCGTTTTGACCATGAAGCAGTTCTAGAACTGTAATAAGCTCATTTCGAAAGACTGTAAATGGCATTCAGTTCACATTGCTATTTCTGTTTTGCCAAATAATGTAGATTTAGGGGCACAATCTATATACCTGTGAACGTAGGTTAAAGCTAATATAAGAGATGGAGATATTTTACTATATTCAGCAGGGCAGTCTGACCTCAAAATATAAAGACCGAACTTGTGGCCATGTGTCCAATTCTCTGGTTTGACTAGACAGTGTTTGTTACGTGTAACTCTATACAGGCTGCAATGCCTCTTAGGACTTGTATAGCCTTTCACTCCAGCCCTTACTGTTGTAACTTTCAGTTGATCAGGACTTGTAATATAATAGATGTACTTTCTGATTTGAACAGTCAgttttatttttgaacacttTGTATGTATGTTCTGTACATAAAGAAggaaatattatttataaacaaCTGTGTACAGGTATAGCTGTAATTATGGACGGTAGACTTTTTGGATGGTTTGCATCATTGCAAATTCATTCTATTTCACCAGGTCCGTTCAATTTAATTGAGTTTTAATGGAGAGAAATAACTTTGTaggttttctgttttgtttttgtttgtgttttttaagcATATGCTTGGAGATGCTTCTCAATCTTCCTGAGACTGTTTTATTTTGTcaatcatgaaaaaaaaagattgacgTAATGTATTACACCCATATGATGCAATTAGTTAGATTAAGCACATGCGCTGCCAATTCTTTTCCTACTCCATTAAACCTAAGCCATGATATTTTGtgttattatgtttattataagtttgtgttttttaaaaaaaaaaagtgttgtatTTAATAAGGTACAAATCGAATGAACATATTCTGAGGTCTAAACAGGTTTTTTAAATACGATTTAAAATATTATGTACTAAAAAAGATAGAATTTAAAGCACATACTAATGATACTATATATTAAGGTGTAAGTTAAGCTAAATTGTTTAATCTAAAATCAAATTATTTTGAACCAGAACAGCACAAATGCCGTATATGTTTCTTTTTGGTGTCTGAATTATATTTttgatttgtgtgttttttgtgggTGTTTTGGATCACTAACTAAATCACTGTGTAAAATATTGTTGCCTTGACCAAAGAGATAGATTGTTATTTTGATTATTTCATTGTTCCCAAATTCGCACAAACTGATGAATCGATGAGTTGACATACTGTGCAGGTCTTTATTTTTGAATGAAGTTTATTATGCTTAAAAATAATTGTTGCCTTAAATTCATTTTATTGCACCACTGACATGTGATCCTTCTGGACCTCAGCATAGGACCGggtatttcttttcattttttcaataGAATGTTTACTGATGGTTGGAGTTATTTCTATGCCAATCACCCTTTGTATTTACTGCGAGTTATGAGATACGTTTCGAGCTTATTTTCTAGCTGTGTGCTCAGTGATTAGCCGGTGACCATGCATCAAAGCAGCCATCGCcatacagctttttttttctgtctgtgacaGTTAATAATATGGTCAGATGTAAATGTCTTGAATTTACCTATGTAGGCTGTGTCGTGAGCATACATCTAAATGGTCTTGGTCCACTGACAGTTCTGCTCATATTAAATGTGagtgaaatatttttttcctcatGTCCGGTCACCAGCAAACTCCAGCAAGAGGTTGAAGCAGAGCTGGGTATGGCGTTATTTTAACTTCACAGATCTCAAGGAATGACTAATACAAACACTCCGCTTCTCTTGACACTGAAGGTCATATTTTCGAGTAGTATTACTTTGAGTGGGGAGATGCAGCACGGCCAGGCCTGTGTTAACTGCAAAGCATGTCAAGCATGAAGTTTCTGTTTGCTTACAAACCACTCGCCCCACCAGGCATCAGTTGTGCCATGCAGTGTGCAGTAAACATATTCAAGAAGAAATTGTTGTTGAAATTGTTTCGAATCTAAAACAGCAGTAAATATGGTACAGTGAAATATTGCCTTAATGATTTTCTGCTCTTAGTTCTGCTTTGTACTAACAAACTGCCAGGTGTTTAGGTCAAGCCTATATTCCTGTACGTATGTGTGTCATATGTCAACCTCCATGTCTTTGTAATAGCAAACTCCAAATTCCACTTTAGATGTCAGAGTAAATACTCTCACACTTATAAAAAGGTAAAATTATCCGTAATAGAGTTTAAACCAGTAACCAGTGTCAGAAATATGTGGACGAAGAATATCCAGGTCAGAGTTATGTAATTAAATGGATGTTTCATAGCTCAGTGCCATAAACTGCAGATTGTCTTGCGTACTGCACCGTTAGACGTTCTTCAGTtcatcttgatttttttttgtcctgttttttatcttttttttttaactctgttTTGTGCACCCTTCCCAACGCTGTATGACATACAGTTATGCATTTCTATGTATCTTTTGTGAGGTTGACTCCTAAATCATGCAGTTAGATTCCTCCCAGATGTCCTGCTCAAAACCGTTCTCCTTCTTTTGTTATTAAGGGAGGAAAATGATCACAAACCAAGAGAGACAGGTTTTGGTGTGATCCTGTTTGTTCCGATTGCTCCATATTGCACTGTTGTGACAATAAATCTGAACTCAAAGGGCTCAGATGATGGCTCTGTGTCTTTATTTAGATGCTTTAACCCTGGCTTCCTGTAACTTGTATCCATTTCTGTACATAGTGTTGTGAGACACAGTGGGGGAGGGGAGAACATTTGACCATGAGGTAGAAAGAATACATAGAATTACATTGTTGCTGTTGTGTCAAAATCTCATATatctgtttttaaatgtatttgtttagaATTTTCTGagcctttattttgaagagagAGACCAAAACGATTTTTACTCCTGTAAAGTTAAGTGGAGATACAGGGTTCTGTTCGGGAATCCACAATCTACTACTCCACTGCTTTATTGTCGAGGAATCCTCTTTTGGTCTAACCCTAAGCTCTTCTGTGTTGCAGGTGTGAGGAAGAGGTATCTGATCCGTTACACTAAGAGACCCAGCTACTGTGCCAGTTCCTACCCGCCCCCCAGACAGAGAGGAGCCGAGAGCAAGCTTGTCGACGCCCGGAGCAAAGCCCTACATCTACAGTGCATCTCTCTGAGACGAGGGAGGTGACCCCACACAATGCTGCAGAATACATACTCTCATACAGCACTCATACATTTTATACAGCATCCCAGATCCACAACGGGGAAATTTAGCATAcatatacagtcatatgcaaaaaTGTTGGCACCCCTGGTGTCAGTAAGTTCCCAAGACACACTTCTACACATTCTAAAGCACAATTACTGTTGTAGCTTAACTTAATATAAtgcacaaataataaaaaaatgcttgtgcaaaagtaatgcCACATTAACCTCTTAATGATTCCTGGCTTTTTCCCTCCACGGTTGTAACTTAGGGACAAttcagccagtttgcattgctttgaatgtagttactgattagtaTTCCtagtcacagagcataaggggttaaatagTGTGTTAGGTTTTTTTCCAGTATTGTCACGGTCACTGAAAATTCTGAAAAcgtaaaaacagcatttatatttataacttTTTCAACACTATTTAGACAGCTGCTCTCACATATGaacatttcataatgaataaattaaaataaatgattataaataaCTAGAATGACCtcattacatatacatacattacagTTTAGATTTCCTTCTTCTAGataaagttaccatttcagAGATAACAGAGGTTTTGTtacaacagtgacaatatgaTATACCAAATATGCATTTTTGTTATAAAATAAagctcaacaaaaacaaatttgaaGAAATTTGTATTTCTATGTTGTAAATCTCTGACACATGGAAAACAAACCACAGATTTCCGGACGCTTCACTGGGACAGGCTTGAACACATGCAGAAAGCTATCAAAAACAATGACAAACAGTAAGAATGCGTACACAACTACTAACTAATAAATACAGCTATTTCTTTGCTTCCTTTTCTTCGTCCTCCATGTGAATCAGACGGGCTTCCCCTTTCATTAATCTCACCCCTGGGGGGAAAAGGTCAGAAATAGGACTTGCACTGTAAGGTCAATAGGAATAAATGATAAACAAGAAGACAGGTGAGTTTGAAAGAAGGCATAATGACAATGATGAAGCGAAGGTGTGGTACCTGGTATGAGCGGAGGGGAGTTGAGCACAGGCGTGTCTTTCCTGCGTGGCTTCTTTTGTCCAAGTTCGTCCTGCTGATTGTCCTCAGCGCTGTGCTTCTGCCTGTCCATCTCACTGTCCTCATCTGTAAGGACACACGGAGGCGGTTTTAGGATAGTACACTCTGACAGAGCAAACAATGCACCCACACCCACAGACAAGCTGCAGTTTGTGTGGAAGAGTCAGTTCGCCATCTGTCTCAGCCTTTGTGCTTCCCAATGGATCCTGCTCCCATTCCAACACCCTCTCCCTTTGTCCCCCTCACACAGTCTTCCAGTCTTCCAAAAACAGTAACCAGAATTAAAGACGTGAACCAGATAAAAGAGATAAACACACAGGCAGAAAGTtgtatgtacacacatacacacatgcaaacagacaaacagacagacacaatgCACACTGCTACTTACAAGGACGCTCCTGCACGGTGAGTCTGTGCTCTTCTGTCTCCGCGAGTGACCTCACACAGCCTGTAGACATGCTGACAGTCTGTTCACATATCAGATaacagcactctctctctctgactgcacCCACATCCATTATTTAGGCCCCAATCAGTACCGTTGATTctcacatacacgcacacacacgcatgtgAAACACTATCACAAAAGCTGATCTAAAGACAACAGGATTTTGAGCCACTTTCCTTCAGTAGAAACACGTTGTCTTTTCGTATAAGAAAGTAACGTTTATATTTTGAGGTTTGAAAGGTGATCTGTAAATATATAGATTTGGAAAAGCAATCAAAAGAAGTTAAAACTTCAATTGGATGTCAG
Coding sequences within it:
- the LOC140556134 gene encoding uncharacterized protein isoform X3, which produces MSTGCVRSLAETEEHRLTVQERPYEDSEMDRQKHSAEDNQQDELGQKKPRRKDTPVLNSPPLIPGVRLMKGEARLIHMEDEEKEAKK